The genomic DNA AAGTGTGCCGTTCGTTTCTTTATTAGGACTTACGCACTTGGTGGTAACTTGAGAAAAAGCCTAGCCCAATGGTGACGCAAGCAACCTACATCGAGTACCTGCTCAGTACGCCCCGCAATTATACGTGCACGCACCTTGCCGAGCACTTGCCGCAGGTGAGCCACGACCAAGTGAACCGGTTTTTGCGCCGCAGCTCGTTCTCACCCACGCAGTTGCGGGAGTTGGTGCTACCCTTGTTGAGTGACTCGCCCGAGGCCTTTTTGTTCGTCGACGACAGTGTGCAGGACAAGCGCTACAGCCGTTTTATCGAGGTGGCCAAGCGCCAGTACTCCGGCGCCGCCCACGGCTTGGTGACCGGCATCTGCTTGGTCAACCTGGTGCACAGCAGTGGGGAGGCCGGTGATTTTCTGCCCCTGGACTACCGCGTGTACGCCCCGCAGCAGGATGCGCTGAGCAAGAACGAGCATTTCCAGGCCATGTTCGCCCACGTGGTGGCCGAAGACAAAATCCAGGCCCGCACCCTCTTGTTCGATGCCTGGTACAGCGGCAGCGAGAACCTGAAGCGCATTCACCGCGCCGGTTGGACGTTTTTCACGACCCTGAAAAGCAACCGGTTGGTGAGTGCGAACAAGGAGACGGGCTATCAAGCCCTGGACGCAGTGGACCCGCCGCCGGGCGGGTGGAGCACGGGGTTGGAAGTGCGCTTAAAGCAGGTGCCGTTTGCGGTGCGTTTGTTCAAGCTGGTCGCCGCCAACGGCGACATTGAATGGGTCGTGACCAATAACTTCGCCTTCACCCTGACCCAGCAACTCGTCGAAGTCACGACCCGCACGCGCTGGCAGGTGGAAGAGTTTCACCGCAGCTTCAAGCAGCTCACCGGGGCTGAAAAATGCCAGTGCCGCCGTGCCCAGGCCCAGCGCAACCACTTGGCTTGTTGCTACCTGGCCTGGGTGTCCTTGCGCCAGTTTGCCCGCCAAACCGCCCAAACCCTGTACCAAGCCCATCAGCAGCAGTGGGCTCCTTATCTGCGCCAGTTGCTAGCCAAACCCCTCATTCCAGCGCTAATACCGACGAGTGCGTAAGTCCTATTTATAATGCTCATGCCAGCGGTTGAATAGCTTATTACGAGCGCGCTGCTGTTTTTTATCTGGAGAACAAACCCATACGACGATAGCGGCAGGATTTTGGGTCAATTCCTGCTCAGCTACTGCCATCATCGTCGCCTCCAGGCGAAAATCCCGGCCATTATCGCGAGCAGTAGGGTCAAGAAGCTCCAAACCCAGTACTACCCCATTGGCTTGGAGCGGTGGTTCGGGAAAATCATAAGTGGTAAACGTAATAAAATACGTGCGGGCTTTATCGTCTATAAACTCATAAATCCTGGCCTCCGGCAGTACCTTTAAGTGGCAATGATAGGGGCGTAATGAAGGTAATATCATTGTTTAATGTATTGTTTTTTGGGTCACGAACGTAGGCTGCGATACGCGCTTTATCAGTCGTGATTTGGTTGATGACTTTTTTCCAGTCCATTTTTTTAGTTTGCGTTGCCACGGCGATAAATTGTAAAAGTGTTTAGGATAGACCAAGTACAAAGGTAATCGGCGACCTGCTTTCAACGTGCTCCTATTGAGTAGAGTTCGGCGGCCTGGGAAGCGCTTTAGTAGGCTGCAAACTGCTCGTGGAGGCCGTGATAGGCAATTACCCCGACGCTATTCTGCTGCCGGAGAAGGCGTAGGATTTCGTTCTAAAATGTATCGGGGCCGTTTTCCAGCTGGAAAGCGGCCCTTTTGCTCTCTACCCCACCCGCCCGTAATGAACAAGCTAATCGCGCTGCTCTTCGTCTTGGCCGCCTTGCGCGCCCACGCCCAGGCCCCTACCCCCGTCCTCGACTGGAAAGCGGCCGCCACGCTGCCCACCTACCTGCTTCAGCAGGTGCACCAGCAGTACGGGCCGCGCCGGGCGGCGCTGGATGCCGCGCTGACCTCGGCGGCGGGCACGGCCGCCTATCGCGACTCGGCGCGGGCGCGGTTCCGGCGGGTGCTGGGGCCGCTGCCGGCGCGCACGCCGCTGCGGGCGCGGGTGGTGGGCACGGTGCCGCAGCCAGGCTTTCGAATTGAGAAGATTATCTACGAAAGCCTGCCTCACCACCACGTTACGGCCAATTTGTACGTGCCGGAGGGCCGGGGCCAAAAGCCAGCGGCGCTGCTGTTTTGCGGGCACGAGAACGCGAGCAAGGCTACCCCCTCGTACCAGCTCACGGCGCGGCTGCTGGCCCGCAACGGCTTCGTGGTGCTGGTTATCGACCCGGTTTCGCAAGGAGAAAGAATGCAGCTGACCGATGCCAGCGGCAAGTCGCTGACGCGCGGCGGCACTACCGAGCATACCTTGCTTAATGCCGAAGCCAACCTAGTGGGCCGCACCCTACCCGCCGAAGAGTTATGGGATAACGTGCGCGGCCTCGACTACCTGCTGACCCGGCCCGAGGTGGACGCCGCCCGCGTGGGCTGCCTCGGCAACTCGGGCGGGGCCACGCAAACCGCCTATTTCATGGGCTACGACGAGCGGGTGAAAGTGGCGGCGCTGGGCAGCTACGTGGCCGCCGGCGAACGCAACCTTACCCTCACCGGCCCCGCCGATGGCTGCGTGATGCTGCCCGGTGCCGGCGCGGCCGGCCTCGACGTGGCCGACTGGCCCATTATGTTCGCGCCCCGGCCGGTGCTGCTGCTCACGGGCCGCTACGACTTTGTGGACCAGACTGATATGGAGGCTGCTTTCACCGACGTGCGCCGGGCCTACGGCGCGCTGGGCCAGCCCGAGCGAGCCGCTATTTTTACGTATGACGACGGCCACGGTATCTCGGCACCCAAGCGGGCGGCGGCGGTGGCCTGGTTTCGGCGGTGGCTGGGGGTAGGCGGCCCGGCTGTGCCCGAAGACGCCACGCCCGCCTTGCCCGAAGCCACGCTGCGCTGCACGGCCACCGGCCAGGTCAACACCAGCTTCCGGGACGAGCAAACGCTGGCCGACCTGCACCGCGCCGCAGCCCACGCGCTGGCCGCCCGGCGCGGCCAGCCCACCGGCGCGGCGCTGGCCGCGCTGGTGCGGCGGCAGTTAGACACTGGTAGTGAAAGAGGCCAAATTACTGGTATCGACGCGGGCGACACGCTGCGCCAGCCTGGCGGCCTGGCCTGGCAAAGCCTGATTTTTCGGCGGGCCGGCGAGCCGCCGCTGCCGGCGCGGCTACTGCTGCCCACCGGCCCTACCCCCCCGGCGCGCCTCGTAGTGTGGCTGCCCGACCGGGGAATGGCCCCGGTGCTGCGCGACAGCGCCGCCCGCCTGGCCGCCTACCAGCGCCAGGGCACGGCCGTGCTGCTGGCCGACCTGCGCGGCCTGGGCGAAACCACCGACCCAGCCGCGTTCAACGACCCTAAATACTACAACCAGGAATACCGCGATGCCCTGCTGGCGCTGCATCTGGGCCGGCCGCTGCTGGCCCAGCGAGTGCTGGACGTCAGCACGTTGCTGACTTTTATCCGCAACGAGGGCTGGTTGGGGCAGCTTCCGCTGCTGCTGCGGGCCGACGGGCGGGCGGCGCTGGTGGCCCTGCACGCGGCCGTGCTGAGCCCGCGCGTGTCGAAAAAGCTTTATACTCTGGTGGCTGATATGCCGCAGCCGCCCGGCACAGCGCCTGTTTGGATACCTCAAATTGACCAGGTGCAGGTGAGCGGCGGGCCGGATTCGTGGCTTTATTACCTGGAAAACCCAACGGTGAAGGATGCTTACTCGGAGCTGCTACCGGACGCGCTGCGCCTCTACGACGTGCCCGACCTACGCCGGGCGCTGGGTATTCGATTGGTAGCCAATTAGAAGGAATAGCTTTAGGGCTTACGCAAGAGACGTTTGTCGTAGTGAGCGCAGCGCGGCAATCGCGTCAGCACGACACCCGCGCCGGTCGTTCTGGTGCGCTTGCTTCGCCCTGCTCACCACGACAGACGTTTTGTGCGTAAGTCCCATAATTTAAAAATCTAAACCCGGTTCCTGATAGAGGGTGAGAACGGAGCCGTGGGTCGCTACCTGCCGCCACCGCCTAACTCTCGCAGAAGCAGCCCAAAACCGTGCAGCAGGCCCTGGGCACCCTCTCATGAGCGAGCCAGCGCTTGCGAGCCGTGCTTATCCCCGCCCAGTGCAACCAGCTACCAGGGCTTCAGACTGGTGCTGCCGCCTGCAAAAACCTTTGCTGCCCGGTCGTGCGCCAAGCCTTTCGCGGCCAAGAATGGCAAGCGGCAAATGAACAGTTTTCGAGTAAAAGAAAATTATTTTTTGAGTAGGACTTACCAATGAGTAATTTGGATTGCTGAAAATCAAAAGTCTGTTGTACCTTTGAATCAGTCAAACGCGGCAGCGGCCTTTTGACGGCTGCCGCGCTTCTCGTTTTTACTCCCTCTTACTCTCCCTTTGCTCATGAAATCACTGCTTACCCCTGCTATTTGCCTGTTAGTTATCGGCCTGTCTGCCAAGCCAGTAGCCGCGCAGAATATCGACGCTGAGCGCGCTACCCCCAGCCTGGGCCTCATTGCCGGGGGCGGCATTAAGGCCAGCCCGCTGGTGCGCTACCTGGCCGCCACGCTCCAGCTTTCGCAGCAGCAGACGGTAGCCGTGCAGGAAGCGGTGCAGAAGCACCGCCGCCTGACGCGCACCCCGGCTTTGCTCACGGAATGCCTGCAAAAAGTGCTGCCCGCCCAGGAGTTTGACCGCTACCTGGCGCTGCAAGACGACGCGGACGCGTTCAAGAATCTGCGCTCCCTGGCAATGTATTAGCTGACTGCCACGGTGGGCGGCCATACGGGGCCAGCCGCGCGGCACGGGTAACAACCTATGGGCGGCTGGTATTTCAGGTGGTAGAGCTAAAGCCTGGGAGCGCGAGCAGACTGTAAAACAACGCGTTACCGGTTCACCGCCCTACCCCGTCACTCGCCGCCGAAACCGCAGGCGCAGCTCCCCGGCGGGCCGCAGGGTGATAAGCGGATTCATGCCCGGTATCGGCGCGTTGGCGGGCTCCACCCGAAATTCGCGCAGGGCCTGAATCAGGACTAATTGCAGCTCGGTGAGGGCAAACTGCTGGCCCACGCACAGGCGCGGCCCACCGCCGAAGGGCAGGTAGCCGTAGGGCGGCGGCACGGGCTCGGCACCGGGCGCAAAGCGCTCAGGCTGAAATACTTCCGCCTCGGGCCACAGGCCAGGGTGGTGGTGCAGGCCGTAGATGTAGAGTGAAAAAATGGTGCCCTTGGCAATGGGCACTCCCTCGAATTCGTCGGCTTCGGTGGCCGTGCGGTCAATTATCCAGGCGGGCGGGTAGAGGCGCATGGCTTCCTGCACCACGTGCAGGGCGTAGGGCAGCCGGGGCAGGTCTTCAAACTCAACCGGCTGGCCACCAGGCAGCTCGCGCTCGATTTCGGCGGCCAGCTTATCCTGCTTCTCGGGGTGGTGGGCCAGCAGCGCGAAGGCCCAGGCCAGGGCATTGGCCGAGGTTTCGTGGCCGGCAATGAGCAGGATATTCAGCTCGTCGAGCAACTGGTTTTCACTCATCGCCGTGCCGTCGTCCTCGTAGCGGGCATCGAGCAGCATTTGCAGCAGGTCATCGGGGGGTAGGGCGTCGGCGGGGGCGGCCGCCAGCGCCGCCTCGTGCCGTAATATGGCCCCGCGCACCAGCTCGCGCAGGTTGCGGGCCAGCTGGTCGTGGCGGCCGTAGCTGCCCCGCACCCAGTGCCAGGGCCGCAAATAAGGCTGCCGGATGGTGCCCACGTAAAATGCCTGAATGGCCGTGAGCCAGTCGCTGAGCCGCGTGAGTTGCTCCTCGCCCAGGCTGTCGCCAAAAACCGACCGCGCTACGATGCGAAACGCCACCCGCGTCATGGCGGCGTGCGCATCCAGCTCCGCTACTGCTTGCTGGTCAGTTAGTTGCGTCGCCAGGTCCTGCACCCATTCGGCGGCCGCCCGGCGCATGAGGCGCGTGAGGCCCGCCAGCCGCTGCCGATGAAAGCCCGGCTGAATGAGCCGGCGCTGGCGCAGCCAGTCGGCACCCTCGTTGGTGAGCAGGCCGCGGCCCAGGTAGCGCACCAGCCCGTGCGTGAGGTCCGACTTGGCGTAGCGGCGGTGGTTTTTTTGCAAGATATGCTGCACCAAAGCCGGGTCGCGGGTCACGACGGAGGGCCGCGCACCACCCAGGAACAGATGCACCGTGTCGCCGTAGTGCGCCAGCAGCTTGTTGAGGTTGCCCACCGGGTCGCGGGCCGCTTGCAGCGAGCTGCGCAGGGTTATGAGGCGGGGTATGCGCGGCCAGGCGGGGGTAGGGAGCGGAGTATCAACCATAATTTCAAGCAGGCAATACGAGTTCGCGGGGCAGCTCAAACTTCAGCTCGCGGCTCTTTTTGCGGCCGTGCAGCTGGGTCAGCAAGTCATCAAGCTCAGGCTTGTATTCGAGCCACAGGTCTTCGTGCAGGTGCTTGGGAATGAGATTGGTGAGGCGCACCACCAGCCGCGCCGCGCCCACGAAAAAACCCTGGTAAACGCTGTCAAACTGCCCGGTGTAGTTCTCAAAAATTAGCCGCAGCGTGTACATGCTCAGGTCAATTTCGAGCTGCTTGCTTTTGGTGACGCGGCGGGCGCGGGCGGCCTCCTGCACGGCGGCGCGCAGGGCCTTCACGAGGCTGCGGTTGAGCAGGCGGCCCGTCACGGCCACGTTGAACAGCTCGTGGATGCGGTCGGCGCTGGCCTCGTACACGGTGGCCACGGTCGCATCGGCCAGCAGCTCAAAGGCATACGTGTCGTAGAGCTCGGCGTCGCGGCGCACGGCGCGCAGCAGCAGCGCCGCCAGCTCCTTGTCGGAAAGGCGGGTCAGCGCTTTTTTAAATTCGGCGGAAGGAACGGGCATTTAGTAGAAAGGAAGAAGTAGAAAGGAAGGATGGGGACTTGTGACCAGCGCACTCCTGGCTCCCACTTCCTGCGTTCTCATCAGCAAAACCGGCGAAATCGGGCCGGAAATTTACGCCCGGCGGCCCCTACCCCCCCGCCGAGCCCGAACGCGCAGGGGCCAGGAACCGGACCGGACCGGCCATTATTACTGTTTTCGACGAAACGAAACCGGCGTGCGTGCGGTTATCAGCCGATACCCACGTACTACCAACGGCCCCGGCCACCGTATTTTTGCGTCATGGCTTTTCCCGCTACCCGCCCACAAACTGACTACCAGGATGACGTGCTGCTGCTCGAAGAAGAGCAGGAGCTGCGCACCCTCATAGTATATAATGACGACGTAAATACGTTCGAGCACGTTATCCAGACACTCATCGAGGTGTGCGGCCACGAGCCCGAGCAGGCTGAGCAATGCACGCTGCTCATCCACCACAAAGGCAAGTGCGCGGTCAAAAATGGCACCTACGAGGAGCTGGAGCCCCGCTGCTCGGCCATTCACGACCGGGGCATTTCGGCGGATATTGTTTGATTATTTACTTGATGGGGCGGTTTTGTCATTGCGAGCAGAGCGAAGCAATCGCACCCAAACGATACCCGAACGGCTCGTTCTGGTGCGATTGCTTCGCTCTGCTCGCAATGACAAAACCGTTTTATTCCCAGAATGGATTTTCCTTCCAAGCTCATTGAAAACGCGGTAGTGGAGCTGTCGCGGCTGCCCGGCATTGGCAAAAAAACGGCGCTGCGCCTGGCCCTGCACCTGCTCAAGGCCGAAAGCGACACCACCGCCAACCTGGCCGAGGCACTGGCCAAAATGCGCTTCGACATTACGTATTGCCGCACCTGCCACAGCATTTCGGACAGCGAAGAGTGCAGCATTTGCGCCAATAAACTGCGCGACCACGCGATGGTGTGCGTGGTGGCCGACGTGCGCGACGTGATTGCCATCGAAAACACGGGGCAGTACCAGGGCGTGTACCACGTGCTAGGCGGCGTTATCTCGCCCATCGAGGGGGTAGGGCCGGCCGATTTGCAAGTCGATTCGCTGGTGGCCCGCGCGGCGGCCGAGGACTCCGAAATCCGCGAGATTATCCTGGCCATCTCGCCCACGATGGAGGGCGACACCACGGCTTTCTACCTGTCGCGCCGCCTGCGCGACTTCGAGAGCCTGAATATCAGCACCATCGCTCGCGGCATCCCGATGGGCGGTGAGCTGGAGTACGCCGACGAAATCACGCTCGGCCGCAGCATCGTGGAGCGTCAGCGCCAGGCCCGCTAGCTTACCCTTGCGGGGCGGGGGTAGGAACCTTTCCAATGACCTTCGCCGGGATGCCCACGGCTACGCTATCGGGCTCGATATCTTTGGTGACCACGCTGCCCGCGCCGATAACCGAGTTGGCCCCAATCCGCACGCCCGGCAGCACGACGGCCCCGGTGCCCAGCACGCAGTTGGGACCCAGCGCCACGTGCCCCGACAGGTGGACGCCGGGGCTTAGCTCGCAGTAGTTCCCCACCACGACATCGTGGCCGATGGTACAGTTCAGGTTAACCAGCACGCCTTCCCCCAGCGTGATGTCGGCGGTGAGCACCGCGCCACTCATTATGTTGCAGCCGGGGCCTAGTGTGGTGCCAAACACGCCAATGGTGGCCCGCGGCGAGAGCGTTGAGGTTAGTATGCCGCCGGCCTGACGCAGCTGGTGGGCCAGCAGCCGGCGCGTTTGGGGGCGGCCGGTGCCCAGGGCAAAGCGCGGGTTTTGGGCCAGCCACTGCCCGGCCGCGGCCGGGGTGCGCAACACCGGGTAGCGCCCGAACAGCAGCGCGGGGGCATCGGGAGTCAGGTCGTCATAAAACGCCAATTTTACCTTATTGTCGGCCTGGTAGATGACTTCCAGCACTTCTTTAGCAAAGCCTTGGGCCCCTGCGATTAACATAAATAGAAAATGCGATGAGTACGAGTGGCTTTATAGCGAGCTAATGGCCGCCAGGTGAGCCGTGAAGTGCTGATTGTGCCACTGCACGGTGCCCGCGTCCTGCCAGCCGGCGGCCAGCTGCTGATTCAGAAAATCGGGCTGCCAGGTGGTGGCTTCGGCAATTTTTTTGACCTTCACCTGAAAGCGGCAGCTGGTTAAATCGACCTGGTGCTGGTGAGCCCAAAAGGCGGTGAAGCTGCGGAGGCTGGCTTCCAGGCGCGGCTGGCTGATGCGCCCCGACACGGTGCCGTAGGTCCATTTGAGCCACACTGCCCCGGAGAGGTAGGCCCCCGGCTGCCCGCTGGGCCGGGTGAGGGGCAGAAACTGCTCGACGCCATCGGGACCCGTGTAGGTAACGGCCACCAGGCGGGTGTAGCCCGCGAAGTGCTCGTCGAGCGCGATGGGATGGTTGGTAATGCCAAAAAAGTTGCGCGCCGGCCCCGCTGTTGCCGCTGACACCCGCGCCAGCCCCCGGCCGGCCCACGTGCCGTCCAGCCCCGACTTGCGCCGCAGCAGCTCCACCAGCGGCGTTTGGTAAGAGGCCAGGCCTTGCAGCAACACCAGCCCCGCCAGCCCCAGCGCCGCGCCCGCCGGCTTAAAATCGCGCCGCGCCTCCCCTGGCGGTAATTGCCCGGCTTCGCCGGGGGTAGGGAAGGCCGGCGCGAAGAAGCCGCGGATGCCCGGCAGGCGCAGCAGCCGCGCCAACGGCCGCAGGCCAGCAGTAGCCGCGGGCCGCAAGCGCTGCCAGCAGCCCGCCGGCACCAGCAGCAAATACAGACTGCCAAAGCCGATGGCAAACAGCGGAAACGGAAACAGCAGCAGAATGCCCAGGTGCAGCCCGACGCCGATGGTCAGCACCACCAGACGGTACTTGCGCCAGGGAAACAGGAAGATAAAGAAAAACTCAAAGGCCAGCGTGAGGTAGCCCAAAAACTTGACCAGAAACTCATTATTCAGGATAAAGGAGCCGTTGAGCCGGGTTTCGTAGGGTAGCGACAGGGTTTTCCACATGCCCAGGCCGGCCAGCCACATGGGCGAGGTCAGCTTATAAAGCGTCGAATCAAGGTACACGAAAGCGAGGCCGAGCACGATGGGCGCGTAGTAGGCCAGCTGGCTGACCGTAGTGGGCGGCTGGTAGCAAAACCGGGTGGTCGAATAGCGGAGTTGGAGCCGCAGCCGGTCGAGCGACAGCCGGCGGCTCAGGGGCAGGAACAGGAAGAGAAAGCTCATGCTGATATACACCGGCGTCATCATGTAGGCGTAGGTTTTCAGTGAGGAAAAAAACACCAGGCAAAACCCATAGTTTACCAGCGCCGCCGGCCCCGTAAACAGCCCGAGCACCAGCAGGGCCAGCGTCATCATCCACAGCAGCAGGGGGGTAGTGAAGCCAATCTCCCCCGTTTCTAGGAAGGGAATTACGTCGAAGACGAGGTGGCGGAAGTAGAAGAGGTGGAGCACCTCGGCCAGCAGCACCAAGCTAAAAACAATGCGAAAAACGGCCAGCCCCGTGCCATCCACCTGCTTGTCATACACCCGCTTAAACTTCTGGTAAAGCGTAGGCCAACGGGCGCGCGGGGGGTAGGAAAACGGCATGGGAGGAAGAGCGAAAATACGGCGGCAGCAAGTTAGCGCGCGGCAGAAGCCTGGGCACCGCGCCGGGCCAGGCCCCTGGCCAGCCGCAGGCCGGCCCCGGCCAGGCTGGCCAGGCCATCGAGGCGGAAGCCTGAGCCCAGGCGCACGGCTTGCCTGATAAAGCGGCTCGCCTCGGCCGGGTAGCCGCTATTGGCGTACACGTTGGCCGTGGTCAGGTACAGGTCGTAGAGGTGGGCGCGCAGTGGGGCGCGGTGGGGCGTGCCGGCGTAGTGGTGCCACAGCTGCTCATACATTCGCAAGAAACTCAGGATGTTGAGGTGGCGCGGGGTCCCCGACCAGATGCCCCCCTGGTGAATGCGGTACACGCCCATCACGTCGGGTAGCCGCTTCACCTTGCCCAGCTCGGCACACAGCACTACCAGCGGAAAGTCGATGGGCTTGACCGCGAACAGCCACGCCGGCCACGCCACCAGCCCGTTGCGCAGCACGATGGAGCCCGTGCTGACCACTGTGTAGATGGGCAGCAGGAAATCAGCAAACGTAAACACGTCCTGCGTCAGCGCGTGGGGCACCGCGTTGGGCCGCGAGCCATCCTCGTACTGGTCAGCCACCGCATGAAAGCACAGCGAAAAGTCGGGGTGCGCGTCCAGCCACGCCACCTGCTTGCGCAGCTTGCGCGCGTCGGTCCAGTAGTCGTCGCCTTCGAGCAGGGCCACGTACTGGCCCCGGCAAGCCGCCAGGCAGGCCCGAAAATTGGCCCCCATGCCCACGTTGCGCGGGTGGTAGATGGGCCGCAGCCGGTCGGGGTAGCGCTGCGCGTAGGCTTGCACGAGGCGGCGCGTGCCATCGGGCGAGCAGTCTTCGCCCACGATTAGCTCGTAGGCAAAGTCCACGTCCTGCGTCAGTACGCTGTCGAGGGCCTGGGCCAGAAA from Hymenobacter psoromatis includes the following:
- a CDS encoding transposase — protein: MRRSSFSPTQLRELVLPLLSDSPEAFLFVDDSVQDKRYSRFIEVAKRQYSGAAHGLVTGICLVNLVHSSGEAGDFLPLDYRVYAPQQDALSKNEHFQAMFAHVVAEDKIQARTLLFDAWYSGSENLKRIHRAGWTFFTTLKSNRLVSANKETGYQALDAVDPPPGGWSTGLEVRLKQVPFAVRLFKLVAANGDIEWVVTNNFAFTLTQQLVEVTTRTRWQVEEFHRSFKQLTGAEKCQCRRAQAQRNHLACCYLAWVSLRQFARQTAQTLYQAHQQQWAPYLRQLLAKPLIPALIPTSA
- a CDS encoding Clp protease ClpS; this encodes MAFPATRPQTDYQDDVLLLEEEQELRTLIVYNDDVNTFEHVIQTLIEVCGHEPEQAEQCTLLIHHKGKCAVKNGTYEELEPRCSAIHDRGISADIV
- a CDS encoding recombination protein RecR, producing the protein MDFPSKLIENAVVELSRLPGIGKKTALRLALHLLKAESDTTANLAEALAKMRFDITYCRTCHSISDSEECSICANKLRDHAMVCVVADVRDVIAIENTGQYQGVYHVLGGVISPIEGVGPADLQVDSLVARAAAEDSEIREIILAISPTMEGDTTAFYLSRRLRDFESLNISTIARGIPMGGELEYADEITLGRSIVERQRQAR